A single region of the Pseudomonas sp. B21-023 genome encodes:
- a CDS encoding tetratricopeptide repeat protein, translated as MKAILTFISLLLLSGCAGQPPEGLARLLGGGTCGKPDADQQLSLDMADQMISEGRPHAGLAHLEQLPDQLDQVRLRKAKVLRLLGRAEAEPLYRSLLGGCLAAEGEHGLGQLASARGDDPQALRNLQRAARLAPTDEKVRNDLGVVQMNLGNHQQARFEFLTAIELKDDNPLPAINLVTLSLVQDNWRQAEDLVNRLHLKPEQFAEAQARAQRILANGRGPLAATESPAAAIN; from the coding sequence ATGAAAGCCATCCTGACGTTCATCAGCCTGCTACTGCTCAGCGGCTGCGCCGGGCAGCCCCCCGAAGGCCTGGCGCGCCTGCTCGGCGGCGGCACCTGTGGCAAGCCCGACGCCGACCAGCAATTGAGCCTGGACATGGCCGACCAGATGATCAGCGAAGGTCGCCCGCACGCCGGGCTGGCCCACCTGGAGCAGTTGCCCGATCAGCTCGACCAGGTGCGCCTGCGCAAGGCCAAGGTGCTGCGCCTGCTCGGGCGCGCCGAGGCCGAACCGCTCTACCGCAGCCTGCTCGGCGGTTGCCTGGCCGCCGAAGGCGAGCACGGCCTGGGGCAACTGGCCTCGGCCCGTGGTGACGACCCCCAGGCCCTGCGCAACCTGCAACGGGCGGCGCGGCTGGCGCCCACCGACGAGAAGGTGCGCAACGACCTGGGTGTGGTGCAGATGAACCTGGGCAATCACCAACAGGCGCGTTTCGAATTTCTCACCGCCATCGAGCTCAAGGACGACAACCCGCTGCCGGCCATCAACCTGGTGACCTTGTCGCTGGTGCAGGACAACTGGCGCCAGGCGGAGGACCTGGTCAATCGCCTGCACCTGAAGCCCGAGCAGTTCGCCGAGGCCCAGGCCCGGGCGCAGCGCATTCTTGCCAACGGGCGTGGCCCGCTGGCCGCCACCGAATCCCCGGCCGCGGCCATCAACTGA
- a CDS encoding DUF3613 domain-containing protein: MFKPWIVLACLATPLLALAEDPPRQPRPQTATEALLQVQASNRQASSVRQVQTDKERDQAMQRWLDSYKYPIPDFYRWTKISSSNN; the protein is encoded by the coding sequence ATGTTCAAGCCCTGGATCGTCCTCGCCTGCCTGGCCACGCCACTGTTGGCGCTGGCCGAGGACCCGCCGCGCCAGCCGCGCCCGCAGACCGCCACCGAAGCCCTGTTGCAGGTGCAGGCGAGCAACCGCCAGGCGTCCAGCGTGCGCCAGGTGCAGACCGACAAGGAACGTGACCAGGCCATGCAGCGCTGGCTGGACAGCTACAAGTATCCGATCCCGGATTTCTACCGCTGGACCAAGATCAGTTCGTCGAACAATTGA
- a CDS encoding response regulator transcription factor, with protein sequence MIVNKPVSEVKVLVVDDQPVIVEELCEFLESEGYRCVPAHSTGQGIDCFKADETIGLILCDLHMPERDGIELVRTLKQIAGPQRMFEAIMLTGRADKQDVIRALREGFADYYQKPMDLDELLEGVRRQETALLERRRNFRELGSLNQRLQELAESIDDLYQDLEKARGQGAHRRASDTEEGEPELPAAFEKLSPRQLEVARLVSKGKTNYQIACELGITENTVKLYVSQVLRLTHMHNRTQLALALTPRSSPVHQRFTTH encoded by the coding sequence TTGATCGTGAACAAACCCGTCAGTGAGGTGAAAGTGCTGGTGGTCGACGACCAGCCAGTGATCGTCGAAGAGTTGTGCGAATTCCTCGAAAGCGAGGGCTACCGTTGTGTCCCCGCCCACTCCACCGGCCAGGGCATCGACTGCTTCAAGGCGGACGAGACCATCGGCCTGATCCTGTGCGACCTGCACATGCCCGAGCGCGATGGCATCGAACTGGTGCGCACGTTGAAGCAGATCGCCGGGCCGCAGCGCATGTTCGAGGCGATCATGTTGACCGGCCGCGCCGACAAGCAGGACGTGATCCGCGCCCTGCGCGAGGGCTTCGCCGACTACTACCAGAAACCCATGGACCTGGACGAGTTGCTCGAAGGCGTGCGGCGCCAGGAGACCGCGCTGCTGGAGCGGCGCCGCAACTTCCGCGAACTGGGCAGCCTCAACCAGCGTTTGCAGGAGCTGGCCGAGTCCATCGACGACCTCTACCAGGACCTGGAAAAAGCCCGGGGCCAGGGCGCCCATCGGCGCGCCAGCGATACCGAGGAAGGCGAGCCGGAGCTGCCGGCGGCGTTCGAGAAGCTGTCGCCGCGGCAACTGGAAGTCGCCCGGCTGGTGAGCAAGGGCAAGACCAACTACCAGATCGCCTGCGAACTGGGCATCACCGAGAACACGGTGAAGCTGTACGTGTCCCAGGTGCTGCGCCTGACCCACATGCACAACCGCACGCAACTGGCGCTGGCGCTGACCCCACGTTCTTCGCCGGTGCATCAACGCTTTACCACCCATTGA
- a CDS encoding prepilin peptidase: protein MQSIVLLLWLALCTEQDVRERQISNALTLGVAACALAWLFATGRSWIGADASEAGWGLAIVMLLTLPGYMLGRFGAGDVKLMGALALATSPQYVLGTFIGAGVTVLAWMFGRRRLWTLLNPKVKKRLQALAEQVGDKQPFAPYVLAGFLLTAVWIQ from the coding sequence ATGCAAAGCATTGTTCTCCTGCTGTGGCTTGCCTTGTGCACCGAACAAGATGTCCGTGAACGACAAATATCCAACGCCCTGACCCTGGGCGTCGCGGCGTGCGCCCTGGCCTGGCTGTTCGCCACCGGACGCAGCTGGATCGGCGCCGACGCCAGCGAGGCCGGCTGGGGCCTGGCCATCGTCATGCTGCTCACCCTGCCCGGCTACATGCTCGGCCGCTTCGGCGCCGGCGACGTGAAACTGATGGGCGCCCTGGCCCTGGCCACCAGCCCGCAGTACGTGCTCGGCACCTTCATCGGCGCCGGGGTCACCGTCCTGGCCTGGATGTTCGGCCGCCGGCGCCTGTGGACCCTGCTCAACCCCAAGGTGAAGAAGCGCCTGCAGGCGCTGGCCGAACAGGTCGGCGACAAGCAGCCCTTTGCCCCCTACGTGCTCGCTGGCTTCCTTCTGACAGCGGTATGGATCCAATAA
- a CDS encoding TadE family protein — MKAGPAGQQKGAAAIEFVAVFMVFFAVFYGLVSYALPMLMLQSFNQASSEAVRRCVAVDPSSQTYELDVQGLARQVIGQQLAWMPNALGFNVNTDTRVTVGTDKVLTVVIDYPRERLNRVLPTLLLPVIGDVPKLPARLQAQASLQL, encoded by the coding sequence ATGAAAGCAGGCCCGGCGGGACAACAAAAAGGCGCGGCTGCCATCGAGTTTGTCGCGGTATTCATGGTGTTTTTCGCGGTGTTCTACGGCCTGGTCAGCTACGCCTTGCCAATGCTCATGCTGCAGTCGTTCAACCAGGCCAGCAGCGAAGCGGTGCGACGTTGCGTGGCCGTGGACCCGAGCAGCCAGACCTACGAGCTGGACGTGCAGGGGCTGGCTCGCCAGGTGATCGGCCAGCAACTGGCGTGGATGCCCAATGCGCTGGGCTTCAATGTGAATACCGATACCCGGGTTACCGTGGGCACGGACAAGGTGCTGACGGTGGTGATCGACTATCCCCGCGAACGCCTCAATCGCGTCTTGCCGACGCTGTTGCTGCCCGTGATCGGTGACGTGCCCAAGCTGCCCGCGCGGTTGCAGGCCCAGGCGAGCCTGCAACTGTGA